Proteins from a genomic interval of Pseudomonas silesiensis:
- the rlmM gene encoding 23S rRNA (cytidine(2498)-2'-O)-methyltransferase RlmM codes for MNTLFMHCRPGFEGEVCSEISEHAARLNVAGYAKAKTASACAEFICTEEDGAERLMRGQRFADLIFPRQWARGIFIDLPETDRISVILAHMADFPLCGSLWLEMVDTNDGKELSNFCKKFEGHLRKALMAAGKLVEDPFKPRLLLTFKSGREVFMGLAESNNSAMWPMGIPRLKFPREAPSRSTLKLEEAWHHFIPRDQWDERLHSDMTGVDLGAAPGGWTWQLVNRGMLVTAIDNGPMAESLMETGLVQHLMADGFTFKPRQPVDWMVCDIVEKPARNAAMLEEWIGEGHCREAVVNLKLPMKQRYAEVKRLLERIADGFKERGIRVEIGCKQLYHDREEVTCHLRRLDVKKPKSR; via the coding sequence ATGAACACCCTCTTTATGCATTGCCGGCCGGGCTTCGAAGGCGAAGTCTGTTCCGAGATTTCCGAACACGCCGCACGGCTGAACGTGGCCGGTTATGCCAAGGCCAAGACCGCCAGTGCCTGCGCCGAATTCATCTGCACCGAGGAAGACGGCGCCGAGCGGTTGATGCGCGGTCAGCGTTTTGCTGATCTGATTTTTCCGCGGCAGTGGGCCCGGGGGATTTTTATCGATCTGCCGGAGACTGACCGGATCAGTGTGATCCTTGCGCACATGGCGGATTTTCCGCTGTGCGGTAGCTTGTGGTTGGAGATGGTCGACACCAATGATGGCAAGGAGCTGTCGAACTTCTGCAAGAAGTTTGAGGGGCATCTGCGTAAAGCGCTGATGGCGGCTGGCAAGTTGGTGGAGGATCCTTTTAAACCGCGGTTGCTGCTGACGTTTAAAAGCGGGCGCGAAGTGTTTATGGGGCTGGCGGAGTCGAATAACTCGGCGATGTGGCCGATGGGCATTCCGCGCCTGAAGTTTCCGCGCGAGGCGCCGAGCCGCTCGACGTTGAAGCTGGAGGAGGCGTGGCACCACTTTATTCCGCGGGATCAGTGGGATGAGCGGTTGCACAGTGATATGACTGGCGTTGACCTTGGCGCTGCGCCGGGTGGCTGGACCTGGCAGCTGGTTAATCGTGGGATGTTGGTGACGGCTATCGACAATGGGCCGATGGCGGAGAGCCTGATGGAGACCGGGCTGGTGCAGCATTTGATGGCTGACGGGTTTACCTTCAAGCCGCGGCAGCCGGTGGACTGGATGGTGTGCGACATCGTCGAGAAACCGGCGCGTAATGCGGCGATGCTGGAGGAGTGGATTGGCGAGGGGCATTGCCGGGAAGCGGTGGTTAACCTGAAGTTGCCGATGAAGCAGCGGTATGCTGAGGTGAAGCGGTTGCTGGAACGGATTGCCGACGGGTTCAAGGAGCGGGGGAT
- the acnA gene encoding aconitate hydratase AcnA — MPSLDSLNTLKTLQVDDKTYHYFSLPDAAKSLGDLDQLPMSLKVLLENLLRWEDDKTVTSADLKAIAAWLKERRSDREIQYRPARVLMQDFTGVPAVVDLAAMRAAMAKAGGDPQRINPLSPVDLVIDHSVMVDKFGSASAFEQNVDIEMQRNGERYAFLRWGQSAFDNFSVVPPGTGICHQVNLEYLGRTVWTKDEDGRTYAFPDTLVGTDSHTTMINGLGVLGWGVGGIEAEAAMLGQPVSMLIPEVIGFKLTGKLKEGITATDLVLTVTQMLRKKGVVGKFVEFYGDGLADLPLADRATIANMAPEYGATCGFFPVDDITLDYLRLSGRPLATVKLVEAYCKAQGLWRLPGKEPIFTDSLALDMGSVEASLAGPKRPQDRVSLPNVPQAFSDFTDLQFKPTSKEEGRLESEGGGGVAVGNADLAGEADYDYEGQTYRLKNGAVVIAAITSCTNTSNPSVMMAAGLVAKKAVEKGLKRKPWVKSSLAPGSKVVTDYYKAAGLTQYLDALGFDLVGYGCTTCIGNSGPLAEPIEKAIQQADLTVASVLSGNRNFEGRVHPLVKTNWLASPPLVVAYALAGTVRMDISSEPLGTDQDGNLVYLRDIWPSTQEIADAVNQVNTAMFHKEYAEVFAGDEQWQAIEVPQAATYVWQDDSTYIQHPPFFDDIGGPPPVVKDVAGARVLALLGDSVTTDHISPAGNIKADSPAGHYLRDKGVEPRDFNSYGSRRGNHEVMMRGTFANIRIRNEMLGGEEGGNTIYIPTGEKIPIYDAAMRYQAAGTPLVVIAGQEYGTGSSRDWAAKGTNLLGVKAVIAESFERIHRSNLVGMGVLPLQFKLDQNRKSLNLTGKETLDILGLTNVELTPRMNLTLVITRPDGSREKVEVLCRIDTLNEVEYFKSGGILHYVLRQLIAS; from the coding sequence ATGCCGTCCCTCGATAGCCTGAACACCCTTAAAACCCTGCAAGTCGACGACAAGACCTACCACTATTTCAGCCTCCCCGACGCCGCTAAAAGCCTCGGCGACCTGGACCAGCTGCCGATGTCGCTGAAAGTCCTGCTGGAAAACCTGCTGCGCTGGGAAGACGACAAAACCGTCACCAGCGCCGACCTCAAGGCCATCGCCGCCTGGCTCAAGGAGCGGCGCAGCGATCGCGAAATCCAGTACCGCCCGGCGCGGGTCCTGATGCAAGACTTCACCGGCGTGCCCGCCGTGGTCGACCTGGCCGCCATGCGCGCCGCCATGGCCAAGGCCGGTGGCGACCCGCAGCGGATCAACCCGCTGTCACCGGTGGACCTGGTGATCGACCACTCAGTGATGGTCGACAAATTCGGCAGCGCCAGCGCCTTCGAACAAAACGTCGACATCGAAATGCAGCGCAACGGTGAACGCTACGCCTTCCTGCGCTGGGGCCAGAGCGCCTTCGACAACTTCAGCGTGGTGCCACCGGGCACCGGCATCTGCCACCAGGTCAACCTGGAATACCTCGGGCGCACCGTCTGGACCAAGGACGAGGACGGCCGCACCTACGCCTTCCCCGACACCCTGGTCGGCACCGACTCCCACACCACCATGATCAACGGCCTCGGCGTACTCGGCTGGGGCGTCGGCGGGATCGAAGCGGAAGCGGCGATGCTCGGCCAACCGGTGTCGATGCTGATCCCCGAAGTGATCGGCTTCAAACTCACCGGCAAGCTCAAGGAAGGCATCACCGCCACCGACCTGGTGCTCACCGTCACCCAGATGCTGCGCAAAAAAGGCGTGGTCGGCAAATTCGTCGAGTTCTACGGTGACGGCCTCGCCGACCTGCCCCTGGCCGACCGCGCGACCATCGCCAACATGGCTCCGGAATACGGCGCCACCTGCGGCTTCTTCCCGGTGGACGACATCACCCTCGACTACCTGCGCCTCTCCGGCCGGCCGCTGGCCACGGTAAAACTGGTCGAAGCCTACTGCAAGGCCCAGGGCCTGTGGCGCCTGCCCGGCAAAGAACCGATCTTCACCGACAGCCTGGCCCTGGACATGGGCAGCGTCGAAGCCAGCCTCGCCGGGCCGAAACGCCCGCAAGACCGCGTCTCCCTGCCCAACGTCCCGCAGGCCTTCAGTGACTTCACCGACCTGCAATTCAAACCCACCAGCAAGGAAGAAGGCCGCCTGGAAAGCGAAGGCGGCGGTGGCGTCGCCGTCGGTAACGCCGACCTGGCCGGCGAAGCGGACTACGACTACGAAGGCCAGACCTACCGCCTGAAAAACGGCGCCGTGGTCATCGCCGCCATCACCTCCTGCACCAACACCTCCAACCCGAGCGTGATGATGGCCGCCGGCCTGGTGGCGAAAAAAGCCGTGGAAAAAGGCCTCAAGCGCAAACCCTGGGTCAAGAGCTCCCTGGCGCCCGGCTCGAAAGTGGTCACCGACTACTACAAGGCCGCCGGCCTGACCCAGTACCTCGATGCACTCGGCTTCGACCTGGTCGGTTATGGCTGCACCACCTGCATCGGCAACTCCGGCCCCTTGGCGGAGCCGATCGAAAAAGCCATCCAGCAAGCCGACCTCACCGTCGCCTCCGTACTCTCAGGCAACCGCAACTTCGAAGGCCGCGTACACCCGCTGGTGAAAACCAACTGGCTGGCCTCCCCGCCCCTGGTCGTCGCCTATGCCCTGGCCGGCACCGTGCGGATGGACATCAGCAGCGAACCCCTGGGCACCGACCAGGACGGCAACCTGGTGTACCTGCGCGACATCTGGCCGAGCACCCAGGAAATCGCCGACGCCGTGAACCAGGTCAACACCGCCATGTTCCACAAGGAATACGCCGAAGTCTTCGCCGGCGACGAACAATGGCAAGCGATCGAAGTGCCCCAGGCCGCGACCTACGTCTGGCAGGACGACTCGACCTACATCCAGCACCCACCGTTCTTCGACGACATCGGCGGCCCGCCCCCGGTGGTCAAGGACGTCGCCGGCGCCCGGGTCCTCGCCCTGCTCGGCGACTCGGTCACCACCGACCACATCTCCCCGGCCGGCAACATCAAGGCCGACAGCCCCGCCGGCCACTACCTGCGCGACAAAGGCGTGGAACCGCGCGACTTCAACTCCTACGGCTCCCGTCGCGGCAACCACGAAGTGATGATGCGCGGCACCTTCGCCAACATCCGCATCCGCAACGAAATGCTCGGCGGCGAAGAAGGCGGCAACACGATCTACATCCCCACCGGCGAAAAAATCCCGATCTACGACGCCGCCATGCGCTACCAGGCCGCCGGCACCCCACTGGTGGTCATCGCCGGCCAGGAATACGGCACCGGCTCCAGCCGCGACTGGGCCGCCAAAGGCACCAACCTGCTCGGCGTCAAAGCCGTCATCGCCGAAAGCTTCGAACGCATCCACCGCTCCAACCTGGTCGGCATGGGCGTCCTGCCCCTGCAATTCAAACTCGACCAAAACCGCAAAAGCCTCAACCTCACCGGCAAAGAAACCCTCGACATCCTCGGCCTGACCAACGTCGAACTCACACCGCGAATGAACCTGACCCTCGTCATCACCCGCCCCGACGGCAGCCGCGAAAAAGTCGAAGTCCTGTGCCGGATCGACACCCTGAACGAAGTGGAATACTTCAAATCAGGCGGCATCCTCCACTACGTCCTGCGACAACTAATCGCTTCCTGA